The following proteins come from a genomic window of Candidatus Francisella endociliophora:
- a CDS encoding FUSC family protein, whose translation MILFKERFIDKLPDTTLLAFRVLIASTLGLILCYVLFSFSGDESFRDRIYWVVIAVVSVAASTSTSVVITRAKAIIIFSLLGTSLGSVVLMFIQDYIPHNFTLVATLCGIALALWIYTLFLNYATSVFFIHIYLVMFFGLFIGWDTELFFVRVTCVAIGTVCIVVITFLSRGQKNRSLFNKEMYSIYGEFKKIVNDVDRSVRNRKIISLVERNIKLNEILTNAKYEFSTTKKYYEYKKIVILMDELLINLKTYRTLFIQQKKHNSDLYKELVKHTQMQIKKNFDRLTIRYDRALLNR comes from the coding sequence ATGATCTTATTTAAAGAGAGATTTATTGATAAGCTGCCTGATACAACTCTACTTGCTTTTAGAGTCTTAATAGCATCTACATTAGGATTGATACTTTGTTATGTGCTTTTTAGTTTTAGTGGTGATGAGAGCTTTAGAGATAGAATATATTGGGTTGTAATAGCAGTAGTTAGTGTTGCAGCTAGTACTAGTACAAGTGTTGTGATTACAAGAGCTAAGGCTATTATAATATTTTCTCTTTTAGGAACATCATTGGGCTCTGTAGTTTTAATGTTTATACAAGATTATATTCCACATAATTTTACACTAGTAGCGACACTTTGTGGTATTGCATTAGCATTATGGATCTATACTCTTTTCTTAAATTATGCGACAAGTGTGTTTTTTATACATATCTATTTAGTAATGTTCTTTGGATTATTTATAGGCTGGGATACGGAGCTATTTTTCGTAAGGGTAACATGTGTTGCTATCGGGACAGTTTGCATTGTAGTTATTACATTTCTATCGAGAGGGCAAAAGAATAGGAGTCTTTTTAATAAAGAAATGTATAGTATTTATGGGGAGTTTAAAAAAATAGTTAATGATGTTGATAGAAGTGTTAGGAACCGTAAAATTATCTCTCTTGTAGAGAGAAATATAAAACTTAATGAAATATTGACAAATGCAAAATATGAATTTTCGACTACCAAGAAATATTATGAGTACAAAAAAATTGTGATCTTAATGGATGAGCTTTTAATTAATTTAAAAACTTATAGAACTTTATTTATTCAACAAAAAAAACATAACAGTGACCTTTATAAGGAATTAGTTAAGCATACTCAGATGCAAATTAAGAAAAATTTTGATAGATTGACAATTCGTTATGATAGGGCGTTACTTAATCGTTGA